Proteins co-encoded in one Gehongia tenuis genomic window:
- a CDS encoding ABC transporter permease, giving the protein MRFMAFAARNRRELMRDPLSLIFGVGFPVVLILLITLMNRSIEGMPAEIFGIQDFAPGMAIFGLSFISLFLGTLIAGDRSSSYLMRLFASPLTGLDYILGYSLPLVPIAVVQSAVCFAVAALFGFPVNIRLFWAMLTLLPTALLFIAFGILMGVWLTDKQVGGFASILVNVAAWLSGTWFSLDLIGGAFKTVCNLLPFAHGVAMTKAAVNGDFAAIWPNLLWVAGYAAVIYLLAVLSFQRRMRS; this is encoded by the coding sequence ATGAGATTTATGGCGTTTGCGGCACGGAACCGCAGGGAACTCATGCGGGACCCGCTCAGCCTCATCTTTGGCGTGGGCTTTCCCGTGGTGCTGATCCTGCTGATCACGCTGATGAACCGCAGCATCGAGGGCATGCCCGCCGAGATTTTCGGCATTCAGGATTTTGCGCCGGGCATGGCTATTTTCGGTCTTTCCTTCATCTCGCTGTTTTTGGGCACGCTCATTGCCGGCGACCGCAGCAGCTCCTACCTGATGCGTCTTTTCGCCTCGCCCCTCACCGGCCTTGATTACATCCTGGGCTATTCCCTGCCCCTCGTGCCCATCGCTGTCGTGCAAAGTGCGGTGTGCTTTGCAGTGGCCGCGCTGTTCGGTTTTCCGGTGAACATCCGTCTTTTTTGGGCCATGCTCACTTTGCTGCCCACCGCGCTTTTGTTCATTGCTTTTGGCATCCTGATGGGCGTGTGGCTCACCGACAAACAGGTGGGCGGCTTTGCATCCATTTTGGTGAACGTGGCGGCCTGGCTCAGCGGCACCTGGTTCAGCTTGGACCTCATCGGCGGAGCTTTCAAGACGGTGTGCAATCTGCTTCCCTTCGCCCACGGAGTGGCCATGACCAAGGCGGCGGTGAACGGCGATTTTGCCGCCATCTGGCCCAATCTTCTGTGGGTTGCAGGATACGCTGCGGTCATCTATTTATTGGCCGTGCTGTCCTTCCAGAGGAGGATGAGGAGCTAG
- a CDS encoding polysaccharide deacetylase family protein, producing the protein MRIIRIYNRKKAIAVLCLVGVLAVAVVGGLVWGGTAVVGAFAAERELPIYGVNRQDNKIAISFDAAWGSEKTEGIMDILEEHGVRATFFLVGFWVDAYPEKTQAIAARGHEIGNHSTDHPEMSKLSEEQIRMELNTTSEKIEALTGVRPVLFRPPFGDYNNRLIRTAKAEGYIPIQWSVDSLDWKNLGVDPLVRRVTENVESGSIILCHNNSDYILEALPQILDYCQSKGYEFVPISELIYPGECAIDNAGMQQPPEP; encoded by the coding sequence ATGCGTATCATTCGCATCTACAATCGAAAGAAAGCCATCGCCGTGCTGTGCCTTGTGGGCGTTTTGGCCGTGGCCGTGGTGGGCGGTCTGGTATGGGGCGGAACCGCCGTGGTGGGCGCCTTTGCCGCCGAACGGGAGCTGCCTATCTACGGCGTGAACCGCCAGGACAACAAGATTGCCATCAGCTTTGACGCGGCCTGGGGCTCGGAAAAGACCGAGGGCATCATGGATATTCTGGAGGAGCACGGCGTTCGCGCCACTTTCTTTTTGGTGGGGTTCTGGGTGGATGCCTATCCGGAAAAGACGCAGGCCATCGCGGCGCGGGGCCATGAGATCGGCAACCATTCCACCGATCACCCGGAGATGTCCAAACTTTCGGAGGAGCAGATCCGCATGGAGCTCAACACCACCTCCGAGAAGATCGAGGCGCTGACCGGCGTGCGGCCGGTGCTCTTCCGGCCGCCCTTCGGCGACTACAACAACCGGCTCATCCGCACCGCTAAGGCCGAGGGCTATATTCCCATCCAATGGTCCGTGGACAGTCTGGACTGGAAGAATCTTGGGGTGGACCCGTTGGTGCGGCGGGTGACGGAGAATGTGGAGAGCGGATCCATCATCCTTTGCCACAACAATTCCGATTACATTCTGGAGGCCCTGCCCCAGATTTTGGACTACTGTCAAAGCAAGGGATACGAATTCGTGCCCATTTCAGAGCTCATCTACCCCGGGGAATGCGCCATTGACAATGCGGGCATGCAGCAGCCTCCCGAGCCTTGA
- the pcrA gene encoding DNA helicase PcrA, translated as MELTQLNEPQRQAVLQMNGPLLIIAGAGSGKTRVLTYRIAHLMEEGVSPYQILAITFTNKAAREMKTRIEALVPGDGEKVWAGTFHSVCVRILRREIHQIGYERSFTIYDSDDQTRLVTAIMKDLDIGRDITPREVRSKISEAKNNLVGPDEFFDHFERDFRREKIQRVYRVYEKRLKESNALDFDDLLVKTLEVFSAYPDVLSYYQERFRYILVDEYQDTNPVQYMLVKLLAARYRNLCVVGDDDQSIYGWRGADIKNILGFNKDFPEAVTIRLEQNYRSTQKILDAANHIIQHNARRKEKKLWTDRGEGQKLRFYRGDNEHDEAEYIASEIARLSREKACTYGGMAVLYRMNAQSRVLEEMLMRFGIPYRIYGGTRFYERKEVKDALAYLRAVVNPADEISLTRIINEPKRGIGQSTVAQLAAMAEEQAETLFGVVVDIDGETGLPARAKQKVGEFAELITALLMDKEQLPLSEFVETMLQKTGLWAQYEKDPSDEAQTRLENLKELLGAVQEFEKSDETATLESFLENVALVSDIDGLEEVPQAVSLLTLHSAKGLEFPVVFIAGMEEGIFPMSRAMTDDDQMEEERRLCYVGVTRAEDQLYLTCAQQRMLMGMTQYNPPSRFLAEIPGELIEGRLVRSQPAKVKTDRMPAFTPSFMKKPKNDAVYAMGMKVEHQKFGRGTVIAITGHGEEALVTVAFEGQGVKKLMASLAPMKPVQ; from the coding sequence ATGGAATTAACGCAATTGAATGAACCACAAAGACAAGCGGTGCTCCAGATGAATGGGCCGCTTTTGATTATTGCCGGCGCGGGGTCGGGCAAGACCCGGGTCCTCACCTACCGGATCGCCCATCTCATGGAGGAGGGGGTGAGCCCCTACCAGATCCTTGCCATCACCTTCACCAACAAGGCGGCCCGGGAGATGAAAACCAGGATCGAGGCGCTGGTGCCCGGCGATGGGGAAAAGGTGTGGGCGGGTACCTTCCACTCGGTGTGCGTGCGCATTCTCCGCCGGGAAATCCACCAGATCGGCTATGAGCGGAGCTTCACCATCTACGACAGCGACGACCAGACCCGGCTGGTGACCGCTATCATGAAGGATCTGGACATCGGCCGGGACATCACGCCCCGGGAGGTGAGGTCAAAGATTTCCGAGGCCAAGAACAACCTGGTGGGCCCGGACGAGTTCTTTGACCACTTCGAGCGGGATTTCCGAAGGGAGAAGATCCAGCGAGTGTACCGGGTGTACGAGAAGCGGCTCAAGGAGAGCAACGCCCTTGATTTTGACGACCTTCTGGTGAAAACCCTGGAGGTCTTTTCCGCTTACCCCGATGTTTTAAGCTACTATCAGGAACGCTTTCGCTACATATTGGTGGACGAGTACCAGGACACCAACCCGGTGCAGTACATGCTGGTCAAACTCCTGGCGGCGAGGTACAGGAACCTCTGTGTGGTGGGCGACGATGACCAGAGCATCTACGGCTGGCGGGGCGCGGACATCAAGAACATTCTCGGCTTCAACAAGGATTTTCCGGAAGCGGTGACCATCCGCCTCGAGCAGAACTACCGCTCCACCCAGAAGATTCTGGATGCGGCCAACCATATCATCCAGCACAATGCCCGCCGCAAGGAGAAGAAGCTTTGGACGGACCGGGGCGAGGGACAGAAGCTCCGTTTCTACCGGGGCGACAACGAGCACGACGAGGCGGAGTACATCGCCTCGGAGATCGCCCGGCTCTCCCGGGAGAAAGCCTGCACCTATGGCGGGATGGCGGTGCTCTACCGCATGAACGCCCAGTCCCGCGTGCTGGAGGAGATGCTGATGCGCTTTGGCATCCCCTACCGCATCTACGGCGGCACAAGGTTCTACGAACGCAAGGAGGTCAAGGACGCCCTCGCCTACCTTCGGGCGGTGGTCAATCCCGCCGACGAGATCAGTCTCACTCGCATCATCAACGAGCCCAAGCGGGGCATCGGTCAAAGCACCGTGGCCCAGCTCGCGGCGATGGCTGAGGAGCAGGCGGAGACGCTGTTCGGGGTGGTTGTGGACATCGACGGGGAAACCGGCCTTCCCGCCCGGGCCAAACAGAAGGTGGGGGAGTTCGCTGAGCTCATCACCGCCCTTTTGATGGACAAGGAACAGCTTCCCCTCTCCGAATTTGTGGAGACCATGCTGCAAAAGACCGGGCTTTGGGCACAATACGAGAAGGACCCTTCCGATGAGGCGCAGACCCGGCTGGAAAATCTGAAGGAGCTTTTGGGCGCGGTGCAGGAGTTTGAGAAATCAGACGAGACGGCCACGCTGGAGAGCTTTTTGGAGAACGTGGCCCTGGTGAGCGATATCGATGGGCTGGAGGAAGTACCTCAGGCCGTATCCCTTCTGACCCTGCACAGCGCCAAGGGGCTGGAGTTCCCGGTGGTGTTCATCGCCGGCATGGAGGAGGGCATCTTCCCCATGAGCCGGGCGATGACCGACGATGATCAGATGGAGGAGGAGCGGCGACTTTGTTATGTGGGCGTCACCCGTGCCGAGGACCAGCTCTATCTCACCTGCGCCCAGCAGCGGATGCTCATGGGCATGACCCAGTACAATCCGCCCTCCCGCTTCCTCGCGGAAATCCCGGGGGAGCTCATCGAGGGCAGACTGGTCCGCAGCCAGCCCGCCAAAGTGAAAACGGACAGGATGCCCGCCTTCACCCCGAGCTTCATGAAGAAGCCGAAGAACGACGCGGTGTACGCCATGGGCATGAAGGTGGAGCATCAAAAGTTCGGGCGGGGCACGGTGATCGCCATCACCGGCCATGGCGAGGAAGCCCTGGTCACGGTGGCCTTTGAAGGGCAGGGCGTGAAGAAACTGATGGCTTCCCTGGCGCCCATGAAGCCGGTCCAATAA
- a CDS encoding MATE family efflux transporter, whose product MQRNLTEGSIRKNLIIFALPFLAANFLQALYGTVDVAVVGWFTDASGISAVSIGSQIMMIINSLVVGVTLGGTILIAQYVGARMEGDIRETIGSMLTLFIIAGLVLTAVMFAMLEPILGWLQTPPEALDQARQYSQVAFCGILFTLMYNGISAVLRGMGDSTRPLIFIAVACILNIVLDLLFVGPLGMGAWGAALATILSQAVSMVLSIIYLKRRDFLFDFKLKSFRLHRGKTLRILKLGLPISLQESMVNLSFLIISAAVNALGVAASAAVGIAGKFDGFAMLPATALSGAISSMAAQNMGAGQPERARKTMYTGIAFSLAAASVFFLWVQLAPESVMGLFGAEGDVTAAGVQYMRAFSLDFLMVAFVFCMNGFFNGCGSTVFSMANGLLSTFLVRIPLVFLLESAFPAAPLFGIGLAAPIASAVSIVVGLAYMRSNRWKRDLVQEGILSKS is encoded by the coding sequence GTGCAAAGAAATCTGACGGAAGGCAGCATTCGCAAAAACCTCATCATTTTTGCCCTGCCTTTTTTAGCGGCCAACTTCTTGCAGGCCCTGTATGGGACGGTGGATGTGGCGGTGGTGGGCTGGTTCACCGATGCTTCGGGCATCTCGGCGGTGTCCATCGGCTCCCAGATCATGATGATCATCAACAGCCTGGTGGTGGGCGTGACCCTGGGCGGGACCATCCTCATCGCCCAGTACGTCGGGGCCAGAATGGAGGGCGACATCCGCGAGACCATCGGGTCCATGCTCACGCTGTTCATCATCGCGGGGCTTGTGCTCACCGCCGTGATGTTCGCCATGCTGGAGCCCATCCTGGGCTGGCTTCAAACGCCGCCGGAGGCCTTGGATCAGGCCCGGCAGTACAGTCAGGTGGCCTTTTGCGGCATCCTGTTCACGCTGATGTACAACGGCATCAGCGCGGTGCTCCGGGGTATGGGCGACTCCACCCGGCCCCTCATCTTCATCGCCGTTGCCTGCATTTTGAACATCGTGCTGGATCTGCTTTTTGTGGGACCCCTGGGGATGGGTGCATGGGGCGCGGCTCTTGCCACCATTCTCTCCCAGGCCGTGAGCATGGTGCTGTCCATCATCTACCTGAAGCGGCGGGACTTCCTGTTCGACTTCAAACTCAAAAGCTTTCGCCTGCACCGGGGCAAGACGCTGCGCATTTTAAAACTGGGACTTCCCATCTCCCTGCAGGAGAGCATGGTCAATCTGTCCTTTCTCATCATCTCCGCGGCGGTGAACGCCCTCGGCGTTGCGGCCTCGGCGGCGGTGGGCATCGCGGGAAAATTCGACGGATTCGCCATGCTGCCCGCAACGGCCCTGTCCGGGGCCATCTCCTCCATGGCCGCCCAAAACATGGGCGCCGGGCAGCCGGAGAGGGCCCGCAAAACCATGTACACCGGCATCGCCTTCTCCCTGGCCGCCGCCAGTGTGTTCTTCTTGTGGGTGCAGCTCGCGCCGGAATCGGTGATGGGACTGTTCGGCGCGGAAGGGGATGTGACGGCGGCGGGCGTGCAGTACATGCGGGCCTTCAGCCTCGACTTTTTGATGGTGGCCTTCGTGTTCTGCATGAACGGCTTCTTCAACGGCTGCGGCAGCACCGTCTTTTCCATGGCCAACGGCCTTCTGTCCACCTTCCTGGTGCGCATCCCGCTGGTGTTCCTGCTGGAGAGCGCCTTCCCGGCGGCGCCCCTTTTCGGTATCGGCCTTGCGGCGCCCATCGCCTCCGCCGTGTCCATCGTGGTGGGCCTCGCGTACATGAGATCCAACCGCTGGAAACGGGATCTGGTGCAGGAAGGCATCCTCTCGAAATCCTGA
- a CDS encoding single-stranded DNA-binding protein: protein MYERNSIVLQGTLVETPAFSHRVYGEGFYELRMEVPRLSGQVDLLPLTVSERMMEGVDLSPGREMGVSGQVRSYNKILKGVSRLIITVFVRDFLEPGGTAVNQVELTGTLCKPPVYRMTPLNREISDLLLAVNRLGNKSDYIPSIAWGRNARFAGGLKVGEHIHLEGRLQSRVYQKVLEDRVVERTAYEVSVSYLQLLEENEL, encoded by the coding sequence ATGTACGAGAGAAACAGTATCGTTTTGCAGGGGACCTTGGTCGAAACGCCAGCTTTCAGCCACCGGGTCTATGGCGAGGGGTTCTATGAATTGAGGATGGAGGTCCCGCGCCTGTCCGGCCAGGTGGACCTCCTGCCGCTCACCGTGTCCGAGCGCATGATGGAAGGCGTGGATCTTTCCCCGGGCAGGGAAATGGGCGTGTCCGGCCAGGTCCGCTCCTACAACAAGATCCTCAAGGGCGTGAGCCGCCTCATCATCACCGTGTTCGTGCGGGATTTTTTGGAGCCGGGAGGCACGGCGGTGAATCAGGTGGAGCTGACGGGAACTTTATGTAAACCTCCTGTCTATCGCATGACCCCGCTGAACCGGGAGATCTCCGATCTTCTTCTCGCGGTGAACCGCCTTGGAAACAAGAGCGATTATATTCCTTCCATCGCCTGGGGCCGAAACGCCCGGTTTGCCGGCGGTCTCAAGGTGGGGGAGCATATCCATCTTGAGGGCAGGCTGCAAAGCCGCGTCTATCAAAAGGTGCTGGAGGACCGGGTGGTGGAGCGCACCGCCTATGAAGTGTCCGTATCCTATCTGCAGCTCCTGGAGGAGAATGAACTCTAA
- a CDS encoding YerC/YecD family TrpR-related protein → MYESKLKSEELTSLFEAVLKLQDMEDCYRFFEDLCTVHELHSLAQRLEVAKMLREKVIYQEIADKTGASTATISRVNRSLLYGADGYLRVLDRLDGKKKQ, encoded by the coding sequence ATGTATGAATCAAAGCTTAAAAGCGAAGAGCTGACGAGCCTGTTTGAGGCGGTGCTCAAACTTCAGGATATGGAGGACTGCTATCGCTTTTTTGAGGACCTCTGCACGGTCCACGAGCTGCATTCCCTGGCCCAGCGGCTGGAGGTGGCCAAGATGCTTCGGGAGAAGGTCATCTACCAGGAGATCGCCGACAAGACCGGGGCCAGCACGGCCACCATCAGCCGGGTGAACCGTTCGCTGCTGTACGGCGCGGACGGCTATCTTCGGGTGCTGGACCGTCTGGACGGGAAGAAAAAACAGTAG
- a CDS encoding AbrB/MazE/SpoVT family DNA-binding domain-containing protein, producing MAATGKYAWTAKVGEKGQIVIPKEAREVFDIHPGDTVLLLGDVNQGIAIVRNDQFLQFAQAVLKAQQPQEEEP from the coding sequence ATGGCGGCCACGGGAAAGTATGCTTGGACGGCCAAGGTGGGGGAGAAGGGCCAAATTGTTATTCCCAAGGAGGCGCGGGAGGTCTTTGACATCCACCCGGGGGATACGGTGCTGCTCCTTGGGGACGTGAATCAGGGGATCGCCATCGTGCGGAACGATCAGTTCCTGCAGTTTGCCCAAGCGGTGCTGAAGGCTCAGCAGCCTCAGGAGGAGGAGCCATGA
- a CDS encoding ABC transporter ATP-binding protein, with amino-acid sequence MNGVEASGLTKRYKERTAVDALSFAIGEGEMFALLGQNGAGKTTTIKMLCGLVRPTAGEARVMGHDVVRETAAVKAILNVSPQETAVAAKLTVRENLELIARIYGLSRAEAKARAEEMLRVFALTERAGDRAKKLSGGMQRRLSIAMALISRPAVLFLDEPTLGLDVRARRALWKLIEELKGRITIVLTTHYLEEAEALADRIGILSGGRMKALGTAAEIEAATGTASLEEAFLALTEEEATA; translated from the coding sequence ATGAACGGGGTGGAGGCGTCGGGCCTCACCAAGCGCTATAAGGAGCGGACGGCGGTGGATGCTCTCAGCTTTGCCATTGGCGAGGGGGAGATGTTCGCGCTTTTAGGACAGAACGGCGCCGGCAAGACCACCACCATCAAGATGCTGTGCGGGCTGGTTCGGCCCACGGCGGGGGAAGCGAGGGTGATGGGTCATGATGTGGTGCGGGAGACGGCGGCGGTGAAGGCGATCCTCAACGTATCCCCCCAGGAGACGGCGGTGGCGGCCAAGCTCACCGTGCGGGAAAATCTGGAGCTCATTGCCAGGATCTACGGCCTGAGCAGAGCGGAGGCGAAGGCGCGGGCTGAAGAGATGCTGCGGGTCTTCGCCCTGACCGAACGGGCGGGGGACCGGGCGAAGAAGCTTTCCGGCGGCATGCAGCGCCGGCTCAGTATCGCCATGGCGCTGATATCCCGGCCTGCGGTGCTCTTCCTTGACGAACCCACGCTGGGCCTGGACGTACGGGCCCGGCGGGCCTTGTGGAAGCTGATTGAGGAACTGAAGGGCAGGATCACCATTGTGCTGACCACCCACTACCTGGAGGAGGCGGAGGCTTTGGCCGACCGCATCGGTATTCTGAGCGGCGGGAGGATGAAGGCGCTGGGCACGGCGGCGGAAATCGAGGCGGCAACCGGCACGGCCAGCCTGGAGGAAGCCTTTTTGGCCCTGACGGAAGAGGAGGCGACGGCATGA
- a CDS encoding DNA topology modulation protein, which translates to MKIAVLGYSGSGKSTLAGRLGEYFQVPVLHLDAVNFLPHWQERDEEEGRAMVRAFMERDGWVIDGNYRRFLQAERLAAADWIIFMDFPRRVCFYRAFRRYLTFRGRVRDSIAEGCEEKFDWTFAKWILVDGRKRRVRENYRAICEKYGEKTTVCRSSRDVGRLWKTLEDAR; encoded by the coding sequence ATGAAAATTGCAGTCCTGGGCTACAGCGGTTCGGGCAAGTCCACACTGGCGGGGAGGCTGGGGGAATACTTTCAGGTGCCGGTGCTCCATCTGGACGCGGTAAACTTCCTGCCCCATTGGCAGGAACGGGATGAAGAGGAAGGCCGGGCCATGGTGCGCGCCTTTATGGAGAGGGACGGCTGGGTGATCGATGGCAACTACCGGCGCTTCCTGCAGGCGGAGCGGCTGGCGGCGGCGGATTGGATCATCTTCATGGATTTTCCAAGGCGGGTGTGCTTCTACCGGGCCTTTCGACGGTATCTCACCTTCCGGGGACGGGTGCGGGACAGCATTGCGGAAGGCTGTGAGGAAAAGTTTGATTGGACCTTCGCCAAATGGATCCTGGTGGATGGCCGGAAACGGCGGGTGCGGGAGAACTACCGCGCCATCTGTGAAAAGTATGGGGAAAAGACCACCGTCTGCCGATCCTCAAGGGATGTGGGACGCCTGTGGAAAACCTTGGAGGACGCACGTTAG
- the ade gene encoding adenine deaminase: MKKYDWVLKNGRYLAGDKLIWGEIALSGGRIAALSENLSGERELDLQGGIVVPTLIDGHIHLESAMVSPAEFARTVLPHGTGAVVADPHEIANVLGTKGLDYMLAATEGLPVDVYFMLPSCVPAAPGEENGATLTAADLRPYLDHPRVLGLGEVMDVGSVVKGDPDMLEKLADAKAAGKRIDGHAPGVTGEILAAYAAAGVTSDHECTNLAEAREKLDAGMWIMIREGTAARNMEALAGLMAEDPGRIMLVTDDKHPGDLIAGHLDANIRKAAALGADPARATALVTARPAEYFGLEHLGAIAPGREASFLITSDLAEMEVMEVWKRGRKVYDRQRGVLPFREPEIPAELCRRAENTFHLAPLTPADFDMSAEPEGPVIGLVPGEIITRKLPAAAKEARNALAVVERHKNTGHIGRAWITGYGLRRGAVATTVAHDSHNLIVAGASPEEMALAAETVRKSGGGLAVVAGERVLGHLALPVAGIMSRLTAAEAEAGLEALRHMARELGVSPDIDPFMTLAFVSLPVIPALRLTCGGLVEC; this comes from the coding sequence ATGAAAAAGTATGACTGGGTTCTAAAGAACGGCCGGTACCTTGCAGGGGACAAGCTCATCTGGGGTGAGATCGCCCTCAGCGGCGGGCGGATTGCCGCCCTTTCGGAGAATCTTTCCGGGGAGCGGGAGCTGGACCTTCAGGGCGGCATCGTGGTTCCCACCCTGATCGACGGGCACATCCACCTGGAGTCGGCCATGGTTTCCCCGGCGGAATTTGCGCGCACAGTGCTGCCCCACGGCACCGGCGCGGTGGTTGCCGATCCCCATGAGATCGCCAACGTTCTTGGCACAAAGGGTCTTGATTATATGCTGGCCGCCACGGAAGGCCTGCCGGTGGACGTGTATTTCATGCTGCCTTCCTGTGTGCCCGCGGCGCCGGGTGAGGAGAACGGCGCCACCCTCACGGCGGCGGACCTCAGGCCCTATCTTGACCATCCCCGGGTGCTGGGTCTTGGCGAGGTGATGGACGTGGGGAGCGTGGTGAAGGGCGATCCGGACATGCTGGAAAAGCTTGCGGACGCCAAGGCGGCGGGCAAGCGGATCGACGGCCACGCGCCGGGCGTGACGGGGGAGATCCTCGCCGCTTACGCGGCGGCGGGGGTGACTTCCGATCACGAGTGCACGAACCTGGCCGAGGCTAGGGAGAAGCTGGACGCCGGTATGTGGATCATGATTCGGGAGGGCACGGCGGCCCGAAACATGGAGGCGCTGGCCGGTCTGATGGCCGAGGACCCGGGCAGGATCATGCTGGTCACCGATGACAAACATCCCGGCGACCTGATCGCCGGTCATTTGGACGCCAATATCCGAAAGGCGGCGGCGCTGGGAGCGGACCCGGCGCGGGCGACCGCGCTGGTCACGGCGAGGCCGGCGGAATATTTCGGACTTGAGCATCTCGGCGCCATTGCGCCGGGCAGGGAGGCCAGCTTTCTCATCACTTCGGACCTCGCGGAAATGGAGGTTATGGAGGTGTGGAAGCGGGGCAGGAAGGTCTATGACCGGCAGAGGGGTGTGCTGCCCTTCCGGGAGCCGGAGATCCCGGCGGAGCTTTGCCGAAGGGCGGAGAACACCTTCCATCTTGCGCCCCTGACCCCGGCGGATTTCGATATGTCCGCCGAGCCGGAGGGGCCGGTGATCGGTCTGGTGCCGGGGGAGATCATCACGAGGAAGCTTCCCGCCGCCGCGAAGGAGGCGCGGAACGCGCTGGCCGTGGTGGAGCGCCACAAAAACACCGGACATATCGGCCGGGCCTGGATCACGGGCTATGGCCTTCGGCGGGGCGCCGTGGCCACCACGGTGGCCCATGACAGCCACAACCTGATCGTGGCGGGCGCCTCCCCGGAGGAGATGGCCCTCGCCGCCGAGACCGTGCGTAAAAGCGGCGGCGGTCTGGCGGTGGTGGCGGGGGAGCGGGTGCTGGGCCACCTGGCCCTGCCGGTGGCGGGCATCATGAGCCGGCTCACCGCCGCCGAGGCGGAAGCCGGCCTGGAGGCGCTGCGCCACATGGCCCGGGAGCTGGGCGTGTCCCCGGATATCGATCCGTTCATGACTCTGGCTTTTGTGAGCCTTCCGGTCATTCCCGCCCTGCGCCTCACCTGCGGCGGCCTGGTGGAATGCTGA
- a CDS encoding zinc-dependent alcohol dehydrogenase: MKSLNFMYPEARKVEIWEQDVAPMGENDVLCQAETSLMSVGTEIICLRGIFDPGTNWYDWVKYPFTPGYSMVAKILETGKGVTKFKAGDRVFVPAKHHQYFVASEDRLDPIPEEISSEEAAWTEIGRITSNGIRKLQVQMGDFVVMIGAGIIGQMAMQFAKVCGATRIVCIDTDPLDFRLKKAKELAATDTLRMKAIDAADIIREMTDGRMADVVIDATGHPETLAQACVLTRKYGKLLILGDCPTPSKQPLGPGVISNFLNLYGVHSSTLADTYNWFYPYTPSTSRKIIHDLMLQGRLNVKDLITRRADPREAPEIYMGMVDGVRPELGVIYDWNKLYQ, encoded by the coding sequence ATGAAATCACTGAATTTTATGTATCCTGAGGCCCGCAAAGTGGAAATCTGGGAACAGGATGTGGCTCCCATGGGGGAGAACGACGTTCTTTGCCAAGCTGAAACGTCCCTCATGTCGGTGGGTACGGAGATTATCTGCCTAAGGGGCATCTTCGATCCCGGCACCAACTGGTATGACTGGGTTAAATATCCCTTCACCCCCGGCTACAGCATGGTGGCGAAGATTCTGGAGACGGGCAAAGGGGTGACGAAGTTCAAGGCGGGCGACCGGGTCTTCGTGCCTGCCAAGCACCATCAGTATTTTGTGGCCTCCGAGGACCGTTTGGACCCCATCCCCGAGGAAATATCCTCGGAAGAGGCGGCCTGGACGGAGATCGGCCGCATCACCAGCAACGGCATCCGCAAGCTGCAGGTGCAGATGGGCGACTTTGTGGTGATGATCGGCGCGGGCATCATCGGCCAGATGGCCATGCAGTTTGCGAAGGTCTGCGGCGCCACCCGCATCGTGTGCATTGACACCGATCCCCTGGATTTCCGGCTGAAAAAGGCCAAGGAGCTCGCCGCCACGGACACCCTGCGCATGAAGGCGATCGACGCGGCGGACATCATCCGGGAAATGACGGACGGCAGAATGGCGGACGTGGTCATCGATGCGACCGGCCATCCGGAGACGCTGGCCCAGGCCTGCGTGCTCACCCGCAAGTACGGCAAGCTGCTCATTCTGGGCGACTGCCCCACCCCCTCCAAGCAGCCGCTGGGACCGGGCGTGATCTCCAATTTCCTCAATCTGTACGGCGTACATTCCAGCACCCTGGCGGACACGTACAACTGGTTCTATCCCTACACCCCCTCCACCAGCCGCAAGATCATCCACGACCTCATGCTGCAGGGCCGGCTCAACGTGAAGGATCTCATCACCCGCAGGGCGGATCCCCGGGAGGCTCCGGAAATCTACATGGGCATGGTGGACGGCGTTCGTCCCGAACTGGGCGTCATCTACGACTGGAACAAACTCTATCAATAA